A single window of Gemmatimonadales bacterium DNA harbors:
- a CDS encoding NAD(P)H-dependent oxidoreductase subunit E, translated as MSAPGSRPVLHQLGGVASGHGHGHAHAEQPYEPVFVGEALAELQALFPKYPTKRACLLPALWIVQERRGWISPDAIDEIGAVLELSPAYIRGVATFYTMYHLHPVGRHFIQVCGTSPCHLCGSDQVLEAIVRETGCGEVGATSPDGRFTVVEVECLGACGFATPVLIDDDFHDSVTPEQVPGLLARYS; from the coding sequence ATGAGCGCTCCCGGTTCTCGGCCGGTGCTGCACCAGTTGGGTGGTGTGGCGTCGGGGCATGGACACGGACATGCTCATGCGGAGCAACCGTATGAGCCGGTTTTCGTTGGAGAGGCGCTGGCTGAACTCCAGGCCCTCTTCCCGAAGTATCCCACCAAGCGGGCTTGCCTGCTGCCGGCGCTCTGGATCGTGCAGGAGCGGCGAGGGTGGATTTCGCCGGACGCCATCGACGAGATTGGCGCCGTACTCGAGCTGTCGCCCGCGTACATTCGCGGTGTGGCGACCTTCTACACGATGTATCACCTGCATCCGGTCGGTCGACACTTCATCCAGGTCTGCGGTACCTCGCCGTGCCATCTCTGCGGGTCCGACCAGGTGCTCGAGGCCATCGTTCGCGAAACGGGCTGCGGTGAAGTCGGAGCGACCAGTCCCGACGGCCGCTTCACGGTCGTCGAGGTCGAATGCCTGGGCGCCTGCGGTTTTGCGACGCCGGTTCTGATCGACGACGACTTCCACGACAGCGTCACGCCGGAGCAGGTCCCCGGCCTGCTGGCGAGGTATTCCTAA
- the nuoF gene encoding NADH-quinone oxidoreductase subunit NuoF, with the protein MGFPHRPHPKETVVLSEYFGDAEARTYDGWIKRGGYQALKKALGMTPDAIIEEVKASGLRGRGGAGFPTGLKWSFMPKGDGKPHYLVCNADESEPGTFKDREIMRWTPHQLIEGCAIGAYAIGAERCYIYIRGEFTEPWHIMRAAVAEAYAKGALGENVFGSGKRIDIVLHRGAGAYICGEETAMMNSIEGRRGNPRIKPPFPAQSGLFGMPTTINNVETLTAVSHILNRGAAWYKGLCLSNPKSTGTKLFSVCGHVMKPGNFEITMGFPMKDLIHDLAGGMRPGRRLKAVIPGGSSVPIMTATEAEAALCDYEGIIEQGSMLGSAGFIVMDDSADLVYEIYRLAKFYAHESCAQCTQCREGTAWTTKILERILKGEGKPADLDLLLDLSDQMTGKTICVLSDSCAAPIVSGIKKFPEEFEAYLSRAKAPALAGV; encoded by the coding sequence ATGGGTTTTCCGCATCGTCCGCACCCCAAGGAAACGGTCGTGCTGTCCGAGTACTTCGGCGACGCCGAGGCACGGACCTACGACGGCTGGATCAAGCGGGGCGGTTATCAGGCGCTCAAGAAAGCGCTCGGCATGACGCCCGACGCGATCATCGAGGAGGTCAAAGCCTCGGGGCTGCGCGGTCGAGGCGGGGCCGGGTTTCCGACCGGACTCAAGTGGAGCTTCATGCCGAAGGGCGACGGCAAGCCCCACTACCTGGTGTGCAACGCCGACGAGTCCGAACCCGGCACCTTCAAAGACCGGGAGATCATGCGGTGGACTCCGCACCAGCTGATCGAAGGGTGCGCCATCGGGGCGTACGCGATTGGTGCGGAGCGCTGCTACATCTACATCCGGGGCGAGTTCACCGAGCCGTGGCACATCATGAGGGCCGCCGTTGCCGAAGCCTATGCGAAAGGCGCGCTCGGTGAAAACGTCTTCGGCTCCGGTAAGCGGATCGACATCGTGCTGCATCGCGGAGCGGGCGCGTATATCTGCGGTGAAGAGACCGCGATGATGAACTCGATCGAGGGGCGACGCGGCAATCCGCGGATCAAGCCACCGTTTCCCGCCCAATCGGGCCTCTTCGGAATGCCGACGACGATCAATAACGTCGAGACCCTGACGGCGGTGAGCCATATTCTGAATCGCGGCGCTGCCTGGTACAAGGGGCTGTGCCTCAGCAATCCGAAGAGCACCGGCACCAAGCTGTTCTCGGTTTGCGGGCACGTCATGAAGCCTGGCAATTTCGAGATCACCATGGGCTTCCCGATGAAGGATCTGATTCACGATCTGGCCGGGGGCATGCGGCCGGGACGCCGGCTCAAGGCTGTCATTCCCGGCGGTTCGTCGGTCCCGATCATGACGGCCACCGAAGCCGAAGCCGCCCTCTGCGATTATGAGGGAATCATCGAGCAGGGGTCGATGCTCGGTTCGGCCGGTTTCATCGTGATGGACGATTCGGCCGATCTCGTCTATGAGATCTACCGACTTGCCAAGTTCTATGCGCACGAGTCGTGTGCGCAGTGCACCCAGTGCCGTGAGGGCACGGCCTGGACGACCAAGATTCTGGAGCGAATCCTCAAGGGCGAGGGCAAACCAGCCGATCTCGACCTGCTGCTCGACCTGTCGGACCAGATGACGGGCAAGACGATCTGCGTGCTGAGCGACTCGTGCGCGGCGCCGATCGTCAGTGGCATCAAGAAGTTCCCTGAAGAATTTGAAGCGTACCTGAGTCGGGCCAAGGCGCCGGCCCTGGCGGGCGTATGA
- a CDS encoding (2Fe-2S)-binding protein codes for MSELVNVTIDGVSVSVPKGTSIIEAAKQAGVLVPHYCYHPSLPSPAVCRMCLVEVEKAPKLLPACVTTVADGNVIHVNSAAAKKAREAVLEFLLINHPLDCPICDQAGECELQNYVFQEGRPGTRYADYAKRFNPVEDFGPDVLYVPNRCILCTRCVRFMENVADDPVLNVSERGDRAFIGIDPDHVLSHPWSGNVVDLCPVGSLISKDFLHKARAWDLDKTASICPGCTQGCNIMVDTRDEVVVRLRPRPNLEVNRHFMCDTGRLDYRWMNRGDRIEVPLVRDGARLAPIDWDGAIARLAGLVRDAKSITVLASGRASTEALGTVARLVRRADVTAVVKVPTGPEAPLAGVPDLSLRAERVPNLNGAQLLGYTTAWAAGVASAQRADLVLVLDAELDEQELAVVAGARAVVLIGTVDDDRLERASLVLPTTTMVEENGTYVNRDQRVQRYFQAKGAPGMARPTWWIGASAAAELDGGSLPATAADAFAELTQAVTTFDDLTYQDLGFVGRVVGRTAEAAR; via the coding sequence ATGAGCGAACTCGTCAACGTCACGATCGACGGTGTGTCGGTGTCCGTGCCGAAAGGCACCTCGATCATCGAAGCTGCCAAGCAGGCGGGCGTGCTGGTCCCGCACTACTGCTACCATCCGTCGCTGCCCTCGCCGGCGGTGTGCCGCATGTGCCTGGTCGAGGTCGAGAAGGCCCCCAAGCTGCTGCCGGCATGTGTTACCACGGTGGCCGACGGCAACGTAATTCACGTCAACAGCGCCGCGGCCAAAAAGGCGCGCGAGGCGGTGCTCGAGTTTCTGCTGATCAATCATCCGCTCGATTGCCCGATCTGCGATCAGGCCGGCGAATGCGAGCTCCAGAACTACGTCTTCCAGGAAGGACGGCCGGGTACCCGCTACGCCGATTACGCCAAGCGGTTCAATCCGGTCGAGGATTTCGGCCCCGATGTGCTGTATGTGCCGAACCGCTGCATCCTCTGCACCCGTTGCGTCCGTTTCATGGAGAATGTCGCCGATGATCCGGTGCTCAACGTCTCGGAGCGGGGCGATCGCGCCTTCATCGGGATCGACCCCGACCATGTCTTGAGTCATCCCTGGTCGGGTAACGTGGTCGACCTCTGTCCGGTCGGCTCGCTGATTTCGAAGGACTTCCTGCACAAAGCCCGGGCCTGGGATCTCGACAAGACGGCGAGCATTTGCCCGGGGTGTACTCAGGGTTGCAACATCATGGTCGACACCCGGGACGAAGTGGTGGTGCGCTTGCGGCCACGGCCCAACCTCGAGGTCAATCGCCATTTCATGTGCGATACGGGACGCCTCGACTACCGCTGGATGAACCGCGGCGATCGGATCGAGGTTCCCTTGGTGCGCGACGGGGCCCGGTTGGCCCCAATCGATTGGGACGGGGCGATCGCGCGGCTGGCCGGGCTGGTTCGGGATGCCAAATCGATTACCGTGCTCGCGTCGGGACGGGCCTCCACCGAGGCGCTCGGCACCGTGGCGCGGCTGGTCCGCCGGGCCGATGTGACGGCAGTGGTCAAAGTGCCGACGGGCCCGGAAGCGCCGCTCGCCGGCGTGCCCGACCTGTCGCTCCGCGCCGAACGGGTTCCCAATCTCAACGGCGCCCAGTTGCTGGGGTACACGACAGCGTGGGCCGCCGGAGTGGCATCTGCGCAGCGAGCCGATCTGGTGCTCGTGCTCGATGCGGAACTCGATGAGCAGGAACTGGCCGTCGTGGCCGGTGCTCGGGCCGTCGTGCTGATCGGCACGGTCGACGACGACCGTCTCGAGCGGGCCAGTCTCGTCTTGCCGACGACCACCATGGTTGAAGAGAACGGCACTTACGTCAATCGGGATCAGCGGGTGCAGCGGTATTTCCAGGCCAAGGGTGCTCCGGGCATGGCGCGGCCGACCTGGTGGATCGGCGCGAGCGCCGCGGCCGAGCTGGACGGCGGTTCGCTGCCCGCCACGGCCGCCGATGCCTTTGCCGAGCTGACGCAGGCCGTGACTACCTTCGATGACCTCACCTATCAGGATCTCGGCTTTGTCGGCCGAGTCGTCGGCCGGACGGCGGAGGCTGCACGATGA
- the nuoH gene encoding NADH-quinone oxidoreductase subunit NuoH, with translation MPETKGLLILSSLKMLVVFTVTMVGVAMMTWMERKVCSWMQNRRGPNRVGWAGLLQPAADGLKNIVKEETYPEEANRFLFILAPAMAFIPALLLGSVIPWGAPIQVDFDWQLPLIGAVSYHGLMPLSVIDLPIGFLFVFAIGSLGVYGIVLAGWASNSKYSMLGGLRATAQMISYEVALGLSLVPVLLVAGNPTFSQVISSQQSGPFSWFALQLTVAFFVFMVAAFAETNRLPFDMPEAESELIAGYHTEYSAMKFSMFFIAEYANILTMSAMMATLFFGGWDIPFTSWDQGGSVAATVATAAMMFLKTTFFVFFFMWIRWTLPRFRYDQLMSLGWKFMIPLALVYIIAVALLIWGVESVAGITSPLVKSLVFLGVNVVACYVIFFILDRGTLVSGSFRRSIGTARG, from the coding sequence ATGCCCGAAACCAAGGGGCTGCTGATCCTGTCGTCCCTCAAGATGCTCGTGGTCTTCACGGTCACAATGGTCGGCGTGGCGATGATGACCTGGATGGAGCGCAAGGTCTGCTCGTGGATGCAGAATCGGCGCGGGCCCAACCGGGTCGGCTGGGCCGGTTTGCTGCAGCCTGCGGCCGATGGCCTGAAAAACATCGTCAAGGAAGAGACCTATCCGGAGGAGGCCAATCGCTTTCTCTTTATCCTCGCGCCGGCCATGGCCTTCATTCCCGCGCTGCTGCTCGGGTCGGTCATTCCGTGGGGTGCGCCGATTCAGGTCGACTTCGATTGGCAGCTCCCGTTGATCGGTGCTGTTTCGTACCACGGCTTGATGCCGCTGTCGGTGATCGATCTCCCGATCGGCTTCCTGTTCGTCTTTGCGATCGGGTCGCTGGGTGTCTACGGCATCGTGTTGGCGGGGTGGGCATCGAACAGCAAGTACAGCATGCTGGGCGGCCTCCGGGCCACGGCCCAAATGATTTCCTACGAGGTGGCACTCGGGTTGAGCCTGGTGCCGGTGCTGCTCGTGGCCGGCAACCCGACCTTCTCCCAGGTCATCAGTTCCCAGCAGTCCGGGCCGTTTTCCTGGTTTGCGCTCCAGCTCACCGTCGCCTTCTTCGTCTTCATGGTCGCGGCGTTTGCCGAGACGAACCGGCTGCCGTTCGACATGCCCGAAGCGGAGTCCGAGCTGATTGCCGGGTATCACACCGAGTATTCTGCGATGAAGTTCTCGATGTTCTTCATCGCCGAGTATGCCAACATCCTGACGATGTCGGCGATGATGGCAACGCTGTTCTTCGGCGGCTGGGATATCCCGTTTACAAGCTGGGATCAGGGCGGATCGGTGGCCGCAACGGTGGCGACGGCCGCAATGATGTTCCTCAAGACGACCTTCTTTGTGTTCTTCTTCATGTGGATCCGGTGGACGCTGCCGCGATTCCGCTATGATCAGCTGATGTCGCTCGGCTGGAAGTTCATGATCCCGCTCGCGCTGGTATACATCATTGCCGTCGCTTTGCTGATCTGGGGCGTCGAAAGTGTGGCCGGGATTACCAGCCCGCTGGTCAAGTCGCTCGTCTTCCTGGGTGTCAACGTGGTCGCGTGTTACGTGATCTTCTTCATTCTCGACCGTGGTACGCTGGTGTCGGGATCGTTCCGCCGTTCCATCGGCACGGCGAGGGGCTGA
- a CDS encoding NADH-quinone oxidoreductase subunit I has translation MKRPERETSYVRATLKGLALTFKSMFRTKVTMQYPEERSTADERGSYTLSPRWRGTHRMLADEQGRSKCVACGLCPQICPANCIKLVPGEDEEGNRYPLIYEIDEFRCVFCGYCQEVCPEEAIHVGVHYENAEYSRDRFVYDLERLTSQTHPVSSLWDPADPRGQ, from the coding sequence ATGAAGCGCCCGGAGCGTGAGACGAGCTACGTCCGCGCGACGCTCAAGGGGCTGGCATTGACCTTCAAGAGCATGTTCCGCACGAAAGTCACCATGCAGTACCCGGAAGAGCGGAGTACGGCAGATGAGCGCGGCAGCTACACGCTCTCTCCGCGGTGGCGGGGTACGCACCGGATGCTGGCGGACGAGCAAGGGCGGTCCAAATGCGTGGCTTGCGGCCTCTGTCCGCAGATCTGCCCGGCCAACTGCATCAAGCTGGTGCCCGGCGAGGACGAAGAGGGCAACCGCTACCCGCTGATCTACGAGATCGACGAGTTCCGCTGCGTTTTCTGCGGCTACTGCCAGGAAGTCTGTCCCGAAGAGGCGATTCACGTCGGGGTTCATTACGAGAATGCCGAGTACAGCCGGGACCGGTTCGTCTATGATCTCGAGCGGCTGACATCGCAGACGCATCCGGTGTCGTCGCTTTGGGATCCCGCTGATCCGCGGGGGCAGTAA
- a CDS encoding NADH-quinone oxidoreductase subunit J — MVQFVFYTLAVLAVSSALLCITRKSPVPAALWLVSTMFALAGIYVLLNAQFIAAMQVLVYAGAIMVLFLFVIMLLNLGRGEESDLKKGPIVGVAALLGVVLIAALVAVRGTSAASLAAALGTVPGASGPAAALPGAAEVHAVESFTNAVAAVASPMFRTYLVPFELTSVLLLAAAVGAVVLAKRKL, encoded by the coding sequence ATGGTCCAATTCGTCTTCTACACGCTGGCCGTTCTCGCCGTCTCCTCGGCGCTCCTGTGTATTACCAGGAAGAGTCCGGTGCCGGCGGCGCTATGGCTCGTCTCCACGATGTTTGCGCTGGCCGGGATCTACGTCCTGCTCAACGCGCAGTTCATCGCGGCAATGCAAGTCCTGGTGTATGCCGGCGCCATCATGGTGCTCTTTCTGTTCGTGATCATGCTGCTCAACCTCGGGCGTGGCGAGGAGTCGGATCTCAAGAAGGGGCCGATCGTCGGCGTGGCCGCGCTGCTCGGGGTTGTGTTGATTGCTGCGCTCGTTGCGGTGCGGGGCACCTCCGCTGCCAGCCTCGCTGCCGCTCTCGGCACCGTTCCCGGCGCGTCAGGGCCGGCCGCCGCACTGCCGGGCGCGGCTGAGGTCCATGCGGTTGAGTCGTTCACCAATGCGGTTGCGGCGGTGGCTTCGCCGATGTTCCGAACCTATCTCGTGCCGTTCGAGCTCACGTCCGTGCTGTTGCTGGCCGCGGCGGTGGGAGCGGTCGTGCTCGCGAAACGGAAGCTCTGA
- the nuoK gene encoding NADH-quinone oxidoreductase subunit NuoK, which produces MLLEHSLILSAILFTIGVVGVMIRRNAIVLFMCVELMLNAVNLSFVALSNAHGFTGQVMVFFVMTVAAAEAAVGLAIILAIFRHTRSVDLKTMNLLQG; this is translated from the coding sequence ATGCTCCTGGAACACTCACTCATCCTCTCGGCGATCCTCTTCACGATTGGTGTCGTGGGAGTCATGATCCGCCGCAATGCGATCGTGCTGTTCATGTGCGTCGAGCTGATGCTCAACGCGGTGAATCTCTCGTTTGTGGCGCTGTCGAACGCGCACGGCTTTACCGGTCAGGTCATGGTCTTCTTCGTCATGACGGTCGCGGCTGCCGAGGCGGCTGTTGGACTGGCCATTATTCTCGCGATCTTCCGGCATACCCGGTCGGTTGACCTCAAGACCATGAACCTGCTGCAAGGCTGA
- the nuoL gene encoding NADH-quinone oxidoreductase subunit L codes for MNPSWIWLTIALPFAGFLVNGTLALVKPDAKRLVTLVGPGVLLAAFAVAASVFVGYAGQPAQGPVIVTLWTWIATGALDLGLSLQVDQLSLVMLLVITGVGSLIHIFSVGYMSSDPGYAKFFAYLNLFVVFMLVLVLGSSLPVLFIGWEGVGLCSYLLIGFWYQDKANADAGKKAFIVNRIGDLGVLIAMFLIFWSLGTLEFREIAERAPGGLLVGGGVVTAITLFLFLGCTGKSAQIPLFTWLPDAMAGPTPVSALIHAATMVTAGVYLIARTSVLFAMAPLSSTVVAGVGALTALFAASIALRQYDIKKVLAYSTVSQLGYMFMGVGSAAYTAGVFHLVTHAFFKALLFLGSGSVIYAMHHAYHATHSHDDAQDMRNMGGLKKYMPATFILMLLATLAIAGVPPFSGFFSKDEILATAFGRAAENPIYYVFWAMGALAALLTAFYMMRLVAMTFLGDNRTGAKEREHLHEAPGVMTGPLVVLAILAVIGGVLNLPAFWPTGPHHVLESWLEPVLAPATVFMQAQHPHGAVEYILIGLAIVIAAAGLYAGYRTTLAKPIPVAKEAPEEVGFAKVLFNKYYVDEIYQALIVRPLVGGSRYLLWKFFDQGVIDGLGVNGSGGLARGIGWLGSRLQTGQLGFYVLVFVVGAVWLLHAVNR; via the coding sequence ATGAATCCCTCCTGGATTTGGCTGACCATCGCGCTTCCGTTCGCCGGGTTCCTGGTGAATGGCACGCTCGCCCTGGTCAAGCCTGACGCGAAGCGGCTGGTCACGCTCGTCGGCCCCGGTGTGCTGCTGGCGGCGTTTGCCGTCGCGGCATCAGTGTTCGTCGGCTACGCCGGACAGCCGGCTCAAGGCCCGGTGATCGTGACGCTGTGGACCTGGATCGCAACCGGCGCCCTCGATCTTGGCCTCTCTCTGCAGGTCGACCAGCTCTCACTCGTGATGCTGCTGGTCATCACGGGCGTCGGCAGTCTGATCCACATCTTCAGCGTCGGCTACATGTCGTCGGATCCCGGGTACGCCAAGTTCTTCGCGTACCTCAATCTGTTCGTCGTGTTCATGCTGGTGCTGGTGCTGGGGTCGAGTCTGCCGGTGCTGTTTATCGGCTGGGAGGGCGTCGGCCTCTGTTCCTACCTGCTGATCGGCTTCTGGTACCAGGACAAGGCCAACGCAGACGCGGGCAAGAAGGCGTTCATCGTCAACCGGATTGGCGACCTGGGCGTTCTGATTGCGATGTTCCTGATTTTCTGGTCGCTGGGTACCCTGGAGTTCCGCGAAATCGCCGAGCGGGCGCCGGGTGGCCTGCTGGTCGGCGGCGGCGTGGTCACTGCGATTACGCTCTTTCTGTTCCTGGGCTGCACCGGCAAGTCGGCGCAGATTCCGCTCTTTACCTGGCTGCCGGACGCCATGGCGGGTCCGACCCCGGTCTCCGCGCTGATCCATGCGGCCACGATGGTCACGGCCGGTGTGTACCTGATTGCCCGGACCAGTGTTCTGTTCGCGATGGCTCCGTTGTCGAGCACCGTGGTGGCTGGTGTCGGTGCGCTGACCGCCCTCTTTGCGGCGTCGATTGCGTTGCGGCAGTACGACATCAAGAAAGTCCTGGCCTATTCGACGGTCTCCCAGCTGGGCTACATGTTCATGGGAGTCGGGTCGGCCGCGTATACGGCCGGCGTGTTCCATCTGGTGACCCACGCATTCTTCAAGGCGCTTCTCTTCCTCGGATCGGGCAGCGTGATCTACGCCATGCACCATGCGTATCATGCGACCCACAGTCACGATGATGCGCAGGACATGCGGAACATGGGCGGTCTCAAGAAGTACATGCCGGCCACCTTCATCCTGATGCTGCTGGCAACGCTGGCGATTGCCGGCGTTCCGCCCTTCTCAGGCTTCTTCTCCAAGGACGAGATCCTCGCGACTGCCTTCGGTCGCGCGGCCGAGAATCCGATCTACTATGTGTTCTGGGCCATGGGTGCGCTGGCGGCACTGCTCACAGCGTTCTACATGATGCGGCTTGTCGCGATGACGTTCCTGGGCGACAACCGCACTGGCGCGAAGGAGCGTGAGCATCTGCACGAGGCGCCGGGGGTCATGACCGGTCCCCTGGTCGTGCTGGCGATCCTGGCGGTCATCGGCGGTGTGCTCAACCTGCCGGCCTTCTGGCCGACGGGTCCGCACCACGTGCTCGAGAGCTGGCTCGAGCCGGTCCTGGCGCCCGCCACCGTGTTCATGCAGGCGCAGCATCCGCATGGCGCGGTCGAGTACATCCTGATCGGTTTGGCCATCGTGATCGCGGCGGCCGGACTCTACGCGGGCTATCGGACGACGCTTGCGAAGCCGATTCCGGTGGCGAAAGAGGCCCCGGAAGAAGTCGGCTTTGCCAAGGTCCTCTTCAACAAGTATTACGTCGACGAGATCTACCAGGCGCTCATCGTTCGGCCTCTCGTGGGCGGCTCACGGTATCTGCTCTGGAAGTTCTTCGATCAGGGCGTCATCGACGGCCTGGGTGTCAATGGTTCCGGCGGGTTGGCCCGCGGGATCGGCTGGCTGGGCAGTCGGCTGCAGACCGGCCAGCTCGGCTTCTACGTCCTTGTATTTGTGGTCGGCGCCGTCTGGCTCCTCCACGCCGTGAACCGGTAA
- a CDS encoding NADH-quinone oxidoreductase subunit M produces MENFLDSIGYNTWILHALLLVPALAAIPVFLSTPALAKRLALLVTVVELVLSLGLWWSVDTSTGTMELVSTVSWIPQWGISYAVGIDGISLMMVLLSTLLMPLCVLGSYNYITQREPAYYALLLILTTGMIGVFVATDMFLFYVFWEVMLIPMYFLIGIWGGKNRLYATLKFFIYTMAGSLLMLVAIIVMVRIAAVSSGTVSFSYFHLLQYSTGAAMTRAAPLLFLAFFLAFAIKVPIFPFHTWLPDAHVEAPTAGSVILASVLLKMGTYGFLRFAIPFFPSVAFSDFVTSTVVTLAVIGIIYGALVAMVQPDIKKLVAYSSVSHLGFVMLGIWAASVQGVQGALMVMIGHGFSTGALFFLIGMLYERRHTREISDYGGIAKVVPVFSILLTLVALASIGLPGLNGFVGEFLVLVGSFKAFPIATGLATTGVIFAAAYLLWALQRMIFNPLDKPANQSIRDLDRRELLVLAPLILGIIWMGLYPKPVLDRMEPAAKQYIMRAKGGAPIDGAQPITVGSVNR; encoded by the coding sequence ATGGAAAACTTTCTCGACTCGATCGGGTACAACACCTGGATCCTGCACGCGCTGCTGCTGGTTCCGGCGCTGGCCGCGATTCCCGTCTTCCTGAGCACTCCGGCACTGGCCAAGCGGCTCGCGTTGCTGGTCACGGTCGTGGAACTGGTGCTGTCGCTCGGCCTCTGGTGGTCCGTCGACACCAGCACCGGAACCATGGAACTCGTGTCCACCGTGTCGTGGATTCCACAGTGGGGGATTTCCTACGCCGTCGGGATCGACGGCATCTCCCTCATGATGGTGCTGTTGAGCACCCTCCTGATGCCGCTCTGTGTGCTGGGCAGCTACAACTACATCACCCAGCGCGAGCCCGCGTATTACGCGCTGCTGCTGATCCTCACCACGGGAATGATCGGTGTGTTCGTCGCCACCGACATGTTCCTGTTCTATGTGTTCTGGGAAGTCATGCTGATCCCGATGTACTTCCTGATCGGGATCTGGGGCGGCAAGAACCGGCTCTACGCCACCCTCAAGTTTTTCATCTACACCATGGCGGGCTCGCTGCTCATGCTGGTGGCGATCATCGTGATGGTCCGGATCGCGGCCGTCTCGAGTGGCACCGTCTCGTTCTCATACTTCCATCTCCTGCAGTACTCGACCGGGGCGGCCATGACCCGGGCGGCGCCGCTGTTGTTCCTGGCGTTCTTCCTGGCGTTTGCCATCAAGGTGCCGATCTTCCCGTTTCACACCTGGCTGCCTGATGCGCACGTCGAGGCGCCAACCGCCGGGTCGGTCATTCTGGCCAGCGTCCTGCTCAAGATGGGAACCTACGGATTCCTGCGCTTTGCGATTCCGTTCTTCCCGAGCGTGGCCTTCAGTGACTTCGTGACTTCGACGGTCGTCACGCTTGCGGTCATAGGGATCATCTACGGCGCGCTCGTCGCCATGGTCCAACCCGACATCAAGAAACTGGTGGCCTACTCCTCAGTCAGTCATCTCGGCTTCGTCATGCTCGGGATCTGGGCTGCGTCGGTGCAGGGCGTCCAGGGCGCCTTGATGGTCATGATCGGTCATGGTTTCTCGACAGGCGCGCTCTTCTTCCTGATCGGCATGCTGTACGAGCGCAGGCACACGCGGGAAATCAGCGACTACGGCGGCATTGCCAAGGTGGTGCCAGTCTTCAGTATCCTGCTGACCCTGGTTGCGCTGGCGTCGATCGGACTGCCTGGACTCAACGGCTTCGTTGGCGAGTTCCTCGTTCTGGTCGGCTCGTTCAAGGCGTTTCCGATCGCCACAGGTCTGGCCACGACGGGCGTCATTTTCGCTGCGGCGTATCTGTTGTGGGCGCTGCAGCGGATGATCTTCAATCCGCTCGACAAGCCGGCCAATCAATCGATTCGGGATCTCGATCGGCGCGAACTGCTGGTTCTCGCACCCCTCATCCTCGGCATTATCTGGATGGGCCTCTATCCGAAGCCCGTGCTCGACCGGATGGAACCCGCGGCGAAGCAGTACATTATGCGCGCCAAGGGCGGTGCCCCGATCGACGGCGCGCAGCCGATTACCGTTGGGAGCGTAAACCGATGA